The proteins below come from a single Esox lucius isolate fEsoLuc1 chromosome 7, fEsoLuc1.pri, whole genome shotgun sequence genomic window:
- the slc35f2 gene encoding solute carrier family 35 member F2 codes for MDGSEPAESSQWDGRCGGSWTAKLRGYKLKDVFTWRLLKTIAMGQALSMLICGTAVCCQYLAEAGVETPMLQSFLNYVLLLLTYTASLSLQKDDRNMFQILKTKWWRYLLMGLTDVEANYAVVKAYQFTTLTSIQLLDCFVIPVLMVLSWIFLKTRYSLVHFVAVSVCLLGVGAMVGADLLAGRDQGSTSDVLLGDGLVLVSAALYAVSNVCQEYTVKNLSRGEFLGMMGLFGTLISGIQLAVLETNAVADIKWNWKIILLFAAYAFCMYALYSFMPLVVKMTSATAVNLSLLTSDLFSLFCGMFLFHFAFSGLYIVSFVVITVGFVMFNAMPTYTPVPELTSIGEEFEELRGKVYLKDYEPGETTTEVLLEGRGTEETETLTCFTEEHGTKM; via the exons ATGGATGGGTCTGAGCCAGCAGAGAGCTCTCAATGGGACGGTAGATGTGGAGGCAGTTGGACGGCCAAACTGCGCGGCTACAAGCTGAAAGACGTTTTCACATG GCGTCTACTAAAGACCATCGCCATGGGGCAGGCTCTGTCCATGCTGATTTGCGGCACAGCAGTCTGCTGCCAGTACCTGGCCGAAGCGGGGGTGGAGACGCCCATGCTCCAGAGCTTCCTCAACTACGTCCTGCTGCTGCTCACCTACACAGCTTCGCTCAGCCTCCAGAAAG ATGATAGGAATATGTTTcagattttaaaaacaaaatggtggcgGTATTTACTGATGGGGCTGACCGATGTTGAGGCCAACTACGCTGTAGTGAAAGCGTACCAGTTTACAACGTTGACCAGCATACAG CTGTTGGACTGCTTTGTGATCCCAGTGTTAATGGTGCTCTCCTGGATCTTCCTCAAGACACGCTATAGCCTGGTGCACTTTGTGGCTGTGTCCGTGTGTTTGCTTGGAGTGGGGGCCATGGTAGGGGCTGACCTACTGGCTGGGAGAGACCAGGGATCCA CCAGTGATGTGTTGCTAGGAGACGGTCTGGTACTGGTGAGTGCTGCACTGTATGCAGTGTCTAACGTGTGTCAGGAATACACTGTGAAGAACCTCAGCCGGGGGGAGTTCCTGGGCATGATGGGGCTGTTTGGTACCTTGATCAGCGGCATACAGCT GGCTGTATTGGAAACCAACGCAGTAGCAGATATAAAATGGAACTGGAAAATCA TCCTGCTGTTTGCGGCCTATGCCTTCTGCATGTATGCCCTGTACAGCTTCATGCCCCTGGTAGTCAAGATGACCAGTGCCACAGCAGTCAATCTCTCCCTGCTAACCTCTGACCTCTTCAGCCTCTTTTGTGGCATGTTCCTCTTCCACTTTGCT TTCTCAGGCCTGTACATTGTGTCATTTGTGGTAATCACTGTGGGCTTTGTAATGTTCAACGCCATGCCCACCTACACACCTGTGCCTGAGTTGACCTCCATCGGCGAAGAGTTTGAGGAGCTGAGGGGGAAGGTCTACCTGAAAGACTACGAGCCAGGAGAGACCACCACAGAAGTGCTACTGGAGGGAAGGGGGACAGAAGAGACTGAGACGCTgacatgcttcacagaagaacACGGCACAAAGATGTAA